The genomic stretch CGCCTGCTCTACATCGGAGCGCAGCCGAGGGAACGGAGGGTTGTTCATTTGGGAGTGCGGCGGCTAACGAAGCGCGGGCGCGCCCTACGCGCTCGCGCGCCTTACGCGGGATGCGCGAGTGTTTGCTCTTAGTCCGTGTTTTCAAAGAACCAGGGGCGGCGAAACGGGAGGTCCCGCGCGCCTTGAATATAGACAAAGCTGGCGATAATGGCGCCGCAACGAGGCCATTTCCCCGAGCGTACGGCCCGCGAGATGACTGCGGCCGCGACGGCGTCTCTGTACTCCGCGACGCAGCGCGCGCACTGTTCGTTCCCGATGCCCAGAGAGAACATGTCGACGCCGAGGGCAGGAGGGCGCGCGCCCTTCGACAGGAGCTGAATGGCCATTTCCACCAGCAGGCGCCTGTCCGCTTTCCTGAAGTCCGCCTTCGCGTGTATGCCAGGTATAAAGACGAAGCTCACGTCTCTCTGTAAGAGCGTCTCGAGCGCCGTTCTGCCTCGCCCGTCTTTCTGATTGACGTCGACGCCGTGGTCTAGCATGGCCCTGAGGTATTGCGGCGACCGACGGAGCTCAATGGCCAAGCCCAGCGGCGTCTTGCCCTCGGCCGGCGACGCGAGGTGCTGCGCGTTTGATTTGAGCGCGGCGATCAGGGCAGCTATGTCCTCGGGCTCCTCTTCG from Pseudomonadota bacterium encodes the following:
- a CDS encoding ankyrin repeat domain-containing protein, translated to MQKVIEEEPEDIAALIAALKSNAQHLASPAEGKTPLGLAIELRRSPQYLRAMLDHGVDVNQKDGRGRTALETLLQRDVSFVFIPGIHAKADFRKADRRLLVEMAIQLLSKGARPPALGVDMFSLGIGNEQCARCVAEYRDAVAAAVISRAVRSGKWPRCGAIIASFVYIQGARDLPFRRPWFFENTD